The genomic interval GGATGCGGATCTAAAACTTTGCCCTCTATTTATACCAACGTATACTTGCATATGGACTGGATCGAAGGAATTATGAACAAGAATGAAGCGTACCGATTGTGTTATACTCCCAACTATCTATTAGCCACCATTGGTATATTCATTGGAAATAAAATTCTGAAAAGTTGTGGAATTTATTTGAAGACCACTTAAACAAGGAGACCTCCCTTGGCGGTCAAAGCGGGCAGGTGCTTTACGGTTTTCAGGAAGTCGGCCACCTCGCAAGCATAGGACCAACCGGCCTTGATGTCAGTGGTCTTCCAGTTGATATAGGTCACCTGGTCGCTGACATCAGTGCAGATGACATAGTCGCGCTTGATCTGCTCCTCGGTGAGATGGGGATTGTTGACGCCCACGAACACAATGCCCCTGTGGGAGGAGGGGTCGATAACGACGCGGAAGTAGAGCTTTGGCACCGGGATCaggccattgttgttgccatcCTTGGCCAGATAGAGCGGGGTCTCCACACCCTGGTTGTTTGGCAGAGTGGTCACGCCGTAGACACCGGTGTAGCAGTTCACGTTCAACTTGTTCTTGGAGACCCAAGCCCTCAGACCGTCCTCCACACGAGCCCAGTTTCCGGCATTGAAGGTCTGCCACTGAGGAGCAGCATTGATGAACAGGAACGTGGCCCTCTGCTCGGGAGCGTAGTCGAAGTCAGCCTTGGCACCCAGGTGACCACGGGCCAGGTAAACATTGCTGCCACTGTCGAAATACTTGTCGGCATCTCCGCCCAGTTCATTGTTGATGGTCTCCAGCTGGGTGGCTTGGGTGTACAGTTTGTCCACATTCTTTCCATTGAAGTAACCAGCAGTTTGGAAGGTAATCCTAGCCACTCCGGTCTCGTAGTAGTTGCTTCCGGGCTCCAACTTGTGACGAGTGTATCGGGTCACCTCCTCCTCTTCGTTGAAGCAAATCTGCATCTGCTCGGCAAACCTCGATGACGTGATCTCGAAACCTACCCGGATCACAATGCCACCGTTGCAGGTTGCTCCCGACTTAACAGCCTTGAATCCTGGCCAGGATTTGCAGTACAGGTCCTTGAACTCGAAGTGAGATCCACCCACGCTGAAGGTGGTTCCACTCACACAATTGGCCGTAATCAGATTCTCGGAATGAGTGTTGAATCCTGAGGGACACCACAGCTGCAATGAGCCGCCGGACTCGAATTCCATCACACCGACGTCGGAGAAGGGATAGAAGTCCTCGGAGTCGGTTTTCAGGTACACTGGCTGGGGACTTGGCAATCCTCCGCGAATGGTTACACTGCAGGCTAAAGAAAATATAAGTTTTCAACATTACTAAAATGTCACAtccaaaataatttacatG from Drosophila yakuba strain Tai18E2 chromosome 3L, Prin_Dyak_Tai18E2_2.1, whole genome shotgun sequence carries:
- the LOC6535004 gene encoding uncharacterized protein LOC6535004, encoding MKCIRFSLLFIGLLAAPAAWARVPYPEVELPPVVEDDGIFERIAVAPPQPVGRAGACSVTIRGGLPSPQPVYLKTDSEDFYPFSDVGVMEFESGGSLQLWCPSGFNTHSENLITANCVSGTTFSVGGSHFEFKDLYCKSWPGFKAVKSGATCNGGIVIRVGFEITSSRFAEQMQICFNEEEEVTRYTRHKLEPGSNYYETGVARITFQTAGYFNGKNVDKLYTQATQLETINNELGGDADKYFDSGSNVYLARGHLGAKADFDYAPEQRATFLFINAAPQWQTFNAGNWARVEDGLRAWVSKNKLNVNCYTGVYGVTTLPNNQGVETPLYLAKDGNNNGLIPVPKLYFRVVIDPSSHRGIVFVGVNNPHLTEEQIKRDYVICTDVSDQVTYINWKTTDIKAGWSYACEVADFLKTVKHLPALTAKGGLLV